Below is a genomic region from Drosophila albomicans strain 15112-1751.03 chromosome 2R, ASM965048v2, whole genome shotgun sequence.
gtgaattttggtatatacaataataactatagtatttatgactcctgaacatttggttgcgatcagataactaattgtcgaagttattaaggaaatacttttgtatgggcaaaaacgcctacttactaggggtctaagttgctttggccgacaatttggtatattgtgccgtctacggtatattttgaatgcggtactatatcgatataccaaatataccgtttggtatattttagtatttttagtatattttaataataataccccaaaatatatttttagtatttttgtagtataattggtatgttttgagaataataccgcaaaatgggtagcgggtatctcacagtcgagcacactcgactgtagctttcttacttgttgatACCACATTCGATGCTTGCAAGTTTATGAAGGACAATTCGAACAAAGCAGTTGAAGTTTTATTCGATCTTATTAAAGAATATACGAGTATTGACCATCCATTTCCCTATGTGGTAAGTGATGAATCATTTACAAATGTGTcgtttaatacattttttataggGACAACAATTTCTTAGAGGTTTCTACCCGGCCATCGATAAGTTCAAACTTCCGCTGCCAACTGGCGATTATCTTCTCTTGATGACCTGGAAGTTCTACAATAGAATTCAATTAGaaactaattatatttttggagGATGGAGTTTTATGAAgaattattaaagttattcaatatgagagatcaaaaatataaatacttaagcgtaaatgttataaaatcgtaaataaacattaaaagcaGATTACACTAGAATTTGCAGAATTAATTACTGattgaaattacattttttcaataattttagtttaaaatgaGAATTTAATAGATTTGAGTAAATCATTTCCAATCGAAGCTTTACTTTGGATAGACGCAATGAAATACATAATCtctgtttttgtatttttgctgcCGCTTCTGTTTGTCGTAAGAAGATCCAGAAAGTAGaatttatagttttaaaattaatatatactttCAGAATGGAGTTGTCTTTAAAATGACGAACGCTGTTTGTGAGTCCCGCAACAAATCTTGGGTGATTGTCGAGACTTGTCGATTGCACGCATTGCAAAGGAATAAAACTGTTCTCAATCTAATGGTTAATATTTTACATCCCACCGATTCTGTTTCGTCGCGAATGCAAGTCATGAAAAAGGCAAATGGATATAAGCCTTGGGTCTTTGACATAACATTTGATGCTTGCAAATTTATGAGAGACAAATCAAACAAAGCCGCTAACGTTGTATTCGATCTCTTCAAGGACTTTTCAACTATCAACCACTCGTGTCCTTATTCGGTAAGTCATGGATCACTTAGTGCGTCActtatatcaaatttattatactttCTTTAGGGTAGAAATGGTCTAATGGGCTTTTATCCAGCAGCCGATAAACTTCGACTTCCGCTGCCAACTGGCGATTACCTCATTTTAATATCGtggaaattttataataaacttCAATTCGTGACAAATGTTTACTTTACATTTGTGGAGGATTATTAAATTGCACAACGATGAATGACATGTAAAGGCGTTTTTATcactaataattaatatgtcaCCACATTAATAATTAAGGCAAATACAACTACTTAAGCATGAAAGgtataaaatcatttaaaatgcattaaatggagatttgcaaaattaattgcttatcATTAGAAGtaataattcaaatcaattttttttcaatttgcaaaatttaaaatgaaaatttaatatattgttattcgcaatttaaacttttcttGGAATACAACGCAATGACAAGCTACGcctcagttttgttttttttgctgtctctTCTGTTGGTTATAAGCTTTACCGTAAGGATAAAAACAAGTATTCAATATATTggtttagtattttgtatgttttgcaGAATGGAGTTGTCTTTAAAATGACGAATGCTGTTTGCAAGTCACACAACAAGTCTTGGGTGATTATCGAAACTTGTCGACTGCACGCAATTCAACGCAATAAAACTATTCTCAATGTAATGGTCAACTTTTTGCATCCTACGAATTCTGTATCGATGCGAGTTCAAATCTTGAAGAAGGCCAATGGTTATAAGCCTTGGATTTTCGACGTTACGTTCGATGCCTGCAAGTTTATTAAAGACAAGTCCAACAAAGCCGTTAAGGTCATATTCGATCTCTTTAAAGACTTTTCATCTCTCAACCATACTTGTCCTTATGTGGTAAGTAAAAGATAACTTTAGCGACACATCTCCCAACTTATCTTATTTGTAGGGTACAAATGGTATACTTGGTTTTTACCCGAAAGCGGATAGACTAAGTGTTCCGATGCCCACTGGAGACTATCTTTTATTAATGTTCTGGAAGTTTTACAATAAACTTCAGTTCGAAACAAATGTTTACTTCACATTTGTTGAGGACTTTTGAAGCGAGCAAGGCCTAAATGAAGTATCAAACTATAAACGTACTTGAACTATTTGAACTAAATTAACAACTGCGTATACTTCCTATTTAAATAAAGCGggtaaatgaaataaaaacgatACCAAGAACTCGATAAAACGCAACTTCGATATGCTGGCAATGAAAGAACATATCGAACGGGCAGTGCGAACTAGTTCGGAACTTAGAGCTACACCCAAATAGGTATCGATTTGGAATTTTTTGTTGAAACGAAAGCCAAAATGGTTCTaagccacacaaaaaaaatctattaatCTATTACCTTACTATATACCTTcttagaattttttttaataattgtccATCGACATCGATATTTTAAAGAACTTGCAAAAACATCGATACATCGATTCTGATGGCATCGATGTTTCTCCACCTCTACTATTGAttactaaaacaaaaagaatttggCAAAAACACTGGGGCGATTGCTGCAAGGCTGCTTAACATATTACTAGCTTACTAGCAATCATCATGGATGTGATTAACAAATTCTACTCGTCAGCCGTGCAGACAGTGTCGCAGCTTTCTGGCGTGCTGCCAGGAAATAATGTGACACGAGAATACGAAGTACTGGAACAGGTTTGCACAGCAGGTGTGGGTGAGTAAAACAAGttgtataaacaatttaatgcgCTGGCATATTGCAACTGCAATACAATATAATCCTTCTGCAGGTCTGATGTGGAAGGTCTACAATGGCCACAAGAAGAGCACCAAGCAAGAGGtatctgtgtttgtgtttgagaAAAAAGTGCTGGAGCGCTGGTCCAAAGATGATCGCGAAACGATGCTCGAAACCCTGCGACGCGGTGTCCAGCAACTGACCAAGATACGTCATCCACATGTGCTCACGGTGCAGCATCCGCTTGAGGAGAGTCGCGACTCCTTGGCCTTTGCCACCGAGCCTGTGTTCGCCTCCCTGGCCAATGTTGTGGGCGATGCTGTGAGATCGGACAAGAAGCTCTACGATGTGGAGATACGTCATGGTCTGCTGCAGCTCTTCGATGGCCTGCAGTTTCTGCACAACGATGCCAAGATCGTGCATCGCAATATCAGCGCTGAAACTATTGTGATTAACAAGAATCGCAGCTGGAAACTGTTTGGGTTCGACTTTTGCATAGCCAACCAGCCCTCAACGAATGGCACGCCTCATTGGCCTTGCCGAGAGCACAGCACCTCGCTGCATGTGCTCGCCCAGCCAAGCTTGGAGTACACCGCTCCAGAACTGGCGCTAAACAGTGTCAACACGCCAGACAGTGATCTCTTCTCATTGGGTAAGCACATGAAATACTTCTCAATGCCTAGCTAAAGATTTTCGTGCTTCCAGGTGTGCTCATCTTTACCATTTACTCCGGCAAGCCTCTGAAAATGTTTGGCAGTGATTATAGCGGCTTTCGACGCTACGCCAACGAATTGAATCAACGAAAGTATCCACCCATGAACACCATACCTAGCGAGCTCACCGAGAGTCTTAAGGCTTTGCTGCATCCCAGCGCCAGCTTGCGACCCAAACTGCATGAGCTCAAACAGATCGCTTACTTCCAGGATGTGGGCGTCAAGACTCTAAGTTATCTGGACTCGCTATATCAATGGGACAATTTGCAGAAATCGAAATTCTACAAGGGTTTACCGCAGATCATTCCCACGCTGCCGCATCGTGTTAATCTCCACTCCATATTGCCGTATTTGATCAAGGAGTTTGTCAATTCGCCCATGATTCCATTTGTGCTGCCCAATGTGCTGTTGATTGCAGAGATGAGCAGCCAGCGTGAATACTGTGATCACATTCTACCGCATCTGAAGCCCATTTTCAAGCTCACGGATCCCATACAGATTCTCTtgatatttatgcaaaaaatgGACTTGCTACTGAAACTAACGCCAGCTGAAGAAGTGAAGCAGAgtgtgttgccattgttgtatCGTTCATTGGAGTGCGACATGCCACAGATTCAGGAGCTGTGCCTGGGCGTGTTGCCCACATTCTCCACGCTCATCGATTACAATGCCATGAAGAATGCGGTGATTCCACGCATCAAGAAGCTGTgtctcaacagcaacaatgtgTCGGTTAAAGTGAACTGTTTGATCTCGATTGGCAAGCTGCTAGAGAACCTGGACAAGTGGCTAGTGCTCGACGAGATTCTGCCCTTTCTGCAGCACATACAAAGTCGTGAGCCGGCGATTGTTATGGCCATCATAGGTGAGTTTTGATATATTACATTTCATGGAAAGAAATCTtaacttataatatatttcaggCATTTACAAGATTGCCATGACAAACACGAAGCTGGGCATCACCAAGGATGTGATGGCGCACAAATGCATTCCATTCCTGGTGCCACTGAGTGTTGAGAATGGTCTGACCATTGCTCAATTCAACACAATTATAGCGTTGATCAAAGAGATGCTGGGCCGTGTGGAGCAAGAACAGCGTGAGAAGCTGCAGCAATTGTCCACCATACAACGAGACAACAAGTAAgacaacaatacaaatataaaactatatatattcactATGTAATGTATCATCCACAGACCCAAAGATGCTTCCGAAATCTTGGCCAATGAGCTGGAGAACAATGCAAGCtatggcggcggcggcagcaatggcaacaagaGCGACGACGACATGTTCTCTGGCTTCAGCGTGGGACAACCATCGCCAACTGCTGCTCCAAAGCCAATTGCCACAACACTGGCGCCTGTCAAGACAAAGGAACAACTCAAGTACATAATCAACAAATAGCTGCAAGGCTTGGCAACTAAGCAAGTTTTTCTTATTTGCAGAATATCGCACAATGCAGCTAATGATATGGCATCGAAGCCAGACATGTTCTCCTCGCTGATGCAAAGCAACCTCAGTGGCTTGTCCATTAACCAaggcacaacagcagcagcagcgagtgcAGTTCCAGCCATAGCCGCTCCTCCTCACTGGCATAGCGCAAATCCGCTGGTAATGAATCATCAATTGGCCTCCCCACAGGCAgctagcagcaacaacaatttctcCTCGCTGGACGACTTGGATCCCTTCGGATCTGCAGCCTCCAATGCAGCCAATCCGGCTGCCAAACCGAACAATGCTAACGGTGCCAACATGTACACGCTGCAGCAGCCGACAGTCAACTACATCTATCCAACGGGCTACAATGCAGTCAACAACAGCATGAACAGTATGCAGCAGAGCAGGCCAATGAATTTgggtgccacgcccacaccgACGGCCACGTTGATGCCGCAAACGACGACGGACAGCAAGAATCTGAATACGCTGTCGCAGCAGGACATACTTAATTTCTTGAACTAGAGACAAAAAACATTCCCCAGACCCGGTCAAATAGCCAATGTTTTTAACCAACTATTccgtaatatatttaaattattgtgtatgtgtatggtTTATGTGAGTGAATGTcctgagtgtgtgtctgtgttagttagcaaaagttttgctcgTTCGTTGCAACGTTCAACAAAtatcaacaattttgtaatgcgagagtgtgcgtgtattttaatgtaatttattgttaGCAAATAGGCCAAACAGTCAACCAAcctactattattattactattatacacatatatatatctttatacatatacatatatatatatattataactAATGTATGTGCAATTTGCTCCTTAGTGTATTACAAGTACACACAAACtagttaaaacaaata
It encodes:
- the LOC117574458 gene encoding uncharacterized protein LOC117574458 isoform X2 gives rise to the protein MTNAVCKSHNKSWVIIETCRLHAIQRNKTILNVMVNFLHPTNSVSMRVQILKKANGYKPWIFDVTFDACKFIKDKSNKAVKVIFDLFKDFSSLNHTCPYVNLQKHRYIDSDGIDVSPPLLLITKTKRIWQKHWGDCCKAA
- the LOC117574458 gene encoding uncharacterized protein LOC117574458 isoform X1; translation: MTNAVCKSHNKSWVIIETCRLHAIQRNKTILNVMVNFLHPTNSVSMRVQILKKANGYKPWIFDVTFDACKFIKDKSNKAVKVIFDLFKDFSSLNHTCPYVGTNGILGFYPKADRLSVPMPTGDYLLLMFWKFYNKLQFETNVYFTFVEDF
- the LOC117573812 gene encoding SCY1-like protein 2 translates to MDVINKFYSSAVQTVSQLSGVLPGNNVTREYEVLEQVCTAGVGLMWKVYNGHKKSTKQEVSVFVFEKKVLERWSKDDRETMLETLRRGVQQLTKIRHPHVLTVQHPLEESRDSLAFATEPVFASLANVVGDAVRSDKKLYDVEIRHGLLQLFDGLQFLHNDAKIVHRNISAETIVINKNRSWKLFGFDFCIANQPSTNGTPHWPCREHSTSLHVLAQPSLEYTAPELALNSVNTPDSDLFSLGVLIFTIYSGKPLKMFGSDYSGFRRYANELNQRKYPPMNTIPSELTESLKALLHPSASLRPKLHELKQIAYFQDVGVKTLSYLDSLYQWDNLQKSKFYKGLPQIIPTLPHRVNLHSILPYLIKEFVNSPMIPFVLPNVLLIAEMSSQREYCDHILPHLKPIFKLTDPIQILLIFMQKMDLLLKLTPAEEVKQSVLPLLYRSLECDMPQIQELCLGVLPTFSTLIDYNAMKNAVIPRIKKLCLNSNNVSVKVNCLISIGKLLENLDKWLVLDEILPFLQHIQSREPAIVMAIIGIYKIAMTNTKLGITKDVMAHKCIPFLVPLSVENGLTIAQFNTIIALIKEMLGRVEQEQREKLQQLSTIQRDNKPKDASEILANELENNASYGGGGSNGNKSDDDMFSGFSVGQPSPTAAPKPIATTLAPVKTKEQLKISHNAANDMASKPDMFSSLMQSNLSGLSINQGTTAAAASAVPAIAAPPHWHSANPLVMNHQLASPQAASSNNNFSSLDDLDPFGSAASNAANPAAKPNNANGANMYTLQQPTVNYIYPTGYNAVNNSMNSMQQSRPMNLGATPTPTATLMPQTTTDSKNLNTLSQQDILNFLN